A part of Solibacillus sp. FSL H8-0538 genomic DNA contains:
- a CDS encoding putative polysaccharide biosynthesis protein: MSSQNFGMKSYMKGALLLTVAAIIVKVLSAAYRVPFQNLVGDQGFYVYQQVYPFIAFFVVWTSTGFAVAISKMLADFESSGVQSEAEKRAVSTIIFRYLTALSLIFFCVLFFGADLLAGFMWDAQLAPLLRTGAFVTLCMPMLALLKGTYQAKAMMEPVAYAQVFEQMIRVSIILVGTVIVMATSQSVYAAGTMAMLGTVLGEVAGVILLVFYMRKKLGSKNLPKIHVPAWPIIKEVTFFSVSISMSGLLLLCFQLVDSFSVFSMLIQSGMAEVEAMELKGIYDRGQPLVQLGIVIASSLSLAIVPLVAFKSKNNNGRGAIPFIQLTYRTAILFAVAAALGLILVMPYVNVMLFKTDALSGVLMLYVVQIIPLSIILTFTAILQGYSKLKVPAGILLIGILLKILGNLLLIQLFEMFGAALASNIGLIVAAVALIWYLKRLMSVQLASRRFYVQLVIASVAMIFTVKLVAVLLTNILGDVENSRISAVWYSGILIFAGAFVFITIVAKLRLLAVKEWFLIPLGRRMATYQLWLNRKK, encoded by the coding sequence ATGTCTTCTCAAAATTTTGGAATGAAAAGTTATATGAAAGGGGCTTTGTTATTAACGGTTGCAGCAATTATTGTCAAAGTGCTCAGTGCTGCGTACCGCGTTCCCTTTCAAAATTTAGTCGGCGATCAAGGGTTTTATGTCTATCAGCAAGTGTATCCATTTATTGCATTTTTCGTTGTCTGGACTTCAACGGGCTTTGCTGTTGCCATATCTAAAATGCTGGCAGATTTTGAATCTTCTGGTGTCCAGTCAGAAGCTGAAAAACGAGCTGTGTCGACGATTATCTTTCGTTATTTAACGGCGTTGTCCCTTATTTTTTTCTGTGTGTTGTTTTTCGGTGCAGATCTTCTTGCTGGATTTATGTGGGATGCCCAGCTAGCGCCGTTACTGCGAACAGGTGCATTTGTAACACTTTGTATGCCGATGCTCGCCCTATTAAAAGGAACGTATCAAGCAAAAGCGATGATGGAACCAGTTGCGTATGCACAAGTATTTGAGCAAATGATTCGCGTTTCGATTATTTTAGTAGGTACGGTCATTGTGATGGCCACATCACAGTCTGTTTATGCAGCGGGGACGATGGCGATGCTCGGTACGGTGCTGGGTGAAGTAGCAGGTGTGATTTTACTCGTTTTTTATATGAGGAAGAAGCTAGGCTCGAAGAATTTGCCGAAAATTCATGTGCCAGCTTGGCCAATTATTAAAGAAGTGACGTTTTTTAGTGTCAGTATTAGTATGAGTGGTTTACTCTTACTATGCTTCCAACTCGTAGATTCTTTTTCAGTATTTTCGATGCTCATACAGTCTGGGATGGCTGAGGTTGAAGCGATGGAGTTAAAGGGTATTTATGACCGCGGCCAACCACTTGTCCAGCTAGGAATTGTTATTGCGTCATCATTATCATTAGCGATTGTCCCACTTGTTGCCTTTAAATCAAAAAATAATAATGGACGAGGGGCAATTCCCTTCATACAACTTACGTATAGAACAGCCATTTTATTCGCTGTAGCAGCAGCGCTCGGTTTAATTTTGGTCATGCCTTATGTGAACGTCATGCTATTTAAAACGGATGCCCTGTCTGGGGTATTAATGCTATATGTTGTGCAAATCATCCCGTTGTCAATTATTTTAACGTTTACGGCGATTTTACAAGGTTATAGTAAATTAAAAGTGCCAGCAGGAATTTTACTAATAGGAATTTTACTGAAAATACTAGGTAACCTACTATTGATTCAGCTGTTTGAAATGTTTGGTGCGGCGCTAGCGAGCAATATTGGTTTAATTGTGGCTGCGGTGGCGCTAATTTGGTACTTGAAGCGTTTGATGTCAGTCCAATTAGCATCTAGGAGGTTTTACGTTCAGCTTGTTATCGCAAGTGTAGCAATGATTTTCACAGTAAAATTAGTGGCAGTGCTACTAACTAATATACTAGGTGACGTAGAAAACTCTCGGATAAGTGCGGTTTGGTATAGCGGTATTTTAATTTTCGCAGGCGCCTTTGTCTTTATTACTATTGTTGCCAAACTCCGTTTACTTGCGGTAAAGGAATGGTTTTTAATTCCGCTTGGGCGAAGAATGGCAACATATCAATTATGGTTAAATCGAAAGAAGTAG
- the spoVT gene encoding stage V sporulation protein T, with product MKATGIVRRIDDLGRVVIPKEIRRTLRIREGDPLEIYTDREGEVILKKYSPISDLGEFAQEYVQALYETLGTPAFISDRDEIIAVAGVSKKDYVSKRLTAFAEEFMKVRTVTTEKMETSIELVAGQFEQVKSYCVAPIVSNGDPIGAVYLLSKVHFIGEMEQKNAETAANFLAKQMEN from the coding sequence ATGAAAGCAACAGGAATCGTACGCCGCATAGATGATTTAGGTCGTGTTGTCATCCCGAAAGAAATCCGAAGAACACTACGCATTCGCGAAGGTGACCCATTAGAAATTTATACGGATCGTGAAGGCGAAGTTATTTTGAAAAAGTACTCACCCATTAGTGACTTAGGGGAGTTTGCACAGGAATATGTTCAGGCACTCTACGAAACATTAGGGACACCAGCGTTCATTAGTGACCGAGATGAAATAATTGCAGTTGCTGGTGTTTCTAAGAAAGATTATGTGTCGAAACGTTTAACTGCGTTTGCTGAAGAATTTATGAAGGTACGCACAGTAACGACAGAAAAGATGGAAACGTCCATCGAGCTAGTAGCCGGACAATTTGAACAAGTAAAATCGTATTGTGTTGCCCCGATAGTTTCGAATGGTGACCCGATTGGTGCAGTATATTTATTATCAAAGGTTCATTTTATCGGTGAAATGGAGCAAAAAAATGCAGAAACGGCAGCTAATTTTTTAGCAAAGCAAATGGAAAACTAA